TTGCTTAGCTGACAATGGAATAACACTGCTCAGAATTGACaataaaatatccaaataatTACCTTTCGCCATATTCTCGATGTCTTTCTCGAAATTGAATCTGTTATCAGTATTTCTCAATGTAGCGTCGCCTGCCACAAAATAATGAAGAAATGTTTTATCACACTGCatcaaaaaagtatttatttaatataaatgtataatggtGTTTTAAAACACACATAAGAACAGGACATTATTTTTAATTGCTACTCACGTGGGGTCTCTTTGCTAACACTGATATGATCCGAACAGGATTTCTGTGATTCACATTCGTCGTCAGTAGGGCTGTTGTTTGAAATGCGTGAATCTAAAGGAAAATAGTCTTGTTAGCAGGCCACGTATTCagaagtaaataattaaatcctATCATTTCTTCTAAAATCGACTAAAtaaaagttctaaaaaaataaaaaattctaaagtaTACGCTTAATAATAGGCTACTGATGCAATGTAAATTGGGGGACATTCTTCCCAGTCATCTCAATAGCAAAAATTGTCCAAATTTACCCAAATTcacttatttaaatgttaaactgtCTTACCGTTTGTTTCCGGTGCGCAGCGAGGAGGTTTAGGGGACGAGCAGGGCAGTGTGCTCGGAACAGATTCGCCCTCCTTTTCATGTGAGTACACCTGCAAAAATTAACCAagcgtttaaaaaataattgcaaccccaattatgcattattttcttcttttcttaCGCAACCATGCTTCAGAAAACAGTTTATACTACTTCTAATGATCTACGAATATTTGGCAACATCAAGCCAAATTACTCCTATTACAAGGTAAATTCGGTCAGATGGACTGACAAAGGAATAAATCGCACAGTATCCACAGGGGAGCCCTTACACAAAACGCACCAATAGCCCACGGGCGGCGGGAGAAATGACCATTCATTCTTAACATTTAATTTACTATAATTACGCGCCGCTGGGTTCTTTTATTAAGATCGTTATACCTTAACAAATAGAATATAAACGATCTGTATCCATAACAACATAAATTGCAAATTGTTCACAAATAGAAAACTGAATGTAGAGTCCATAGGCAATTATGCGTCATTACTTGCTATTAGAGCTGAAAGACTGCTGTATCAGGCAAGTGCTATTTTAAACAATGACTTTTTTAATACGGTCTGCcattttgttgatttaaaataatttgacaataagagggagatattttattttacgTTTTAACACTGGATATAGATTCAAACAGTTACGGTGCTACCGAATATGACAGTTTGTGTGACTCACTTCGTAAGTAATGGCATCACTTTTCTTTGCCACCTGCTTGTTCTGCTTTTGATCAGGGGAGCTCCCGTCACTGAGAGTGGCTATCTGGTCATCATCCGGCTGCGGAGTTGGACTGTGTTCCCTAACGGGACTTTCTCGGTCGTCCACGGAAAGTTGTATAGACTCCTCGTCCTCCGGAATTCTGTGAGTCTCCACGTCGACATCCGGTTCTTCCCCGCTGTCCACACACGGAGAGGCGGATCTGTAGCTGGAGCTCTCACTCACAAAGTCTGGCGACAAATGTCCAGGATGAGCTCCGCTGTACGCGTCCCTGTTCCCGTAGAGCTTAGCTATGCTCTCTGCGTCTTTAACGACGGGTCTGAACGCAGAAATATAGCTCAGTTTTCTGGGGGTGCTGGGTTGACCCTCACTTGACCTGGCCTCGTCCCCAGACTTGTCCTCGTCGTTCCTGAGGGACTGCGAACTAGAACAGCGCTCGTTCTCGAACAGACTGTCTCTAGGTTTGTTTCCTCCCCGCTCACTTTCTGACATGTCTGTTTCGGTTTGCCGGCCGCCCAGGAGCTCCGTGTGGGGTTTTGGTTGTGCTGGTTGATAGGATGAGAGCGGCAGGCTGCCCGCGGTGGGCCAGAACATGGGGAACGATGGATAGATACCGTCCTTCGCACCTGGCCAAAACACGCCAGGTAAATTGGCCTTATTCTGCTCACCAACTCCATCGTCCTTCTTTTGACACAGTCCAAATGCTGGGAAACTATATGGATGCGGGAAGATGGGTGGCGGGATCTTCTGAAGCATGCCGAAACTCTTACTAGGCACGGGGATGACCGGGTAGTTACGCACGCTGCTGGTTAAGCTGAGGTTCCCACGGTCGTCATCGCAGCGCaaagttttgtgaggaatgtCAGAGGAAGCGGTCTGCGTGATGTTTCCGGAGGCCTGCTGTTTGAGCGGGGAGGACATATCTGATCCACTCCCTGGCATTGCGCGTTTCCGACTCCCGCCGTTAAACATGGCCTTGACGTCCTCCCACG
The genomic region above belongs to Carassius carassius chromosome 3, fCarCar2.1, whole genome shotgun sequence and contains:
- the skor1a gene encoding SKI family transcriptional corepressor 1a isoform X7; translation: MESIPSQLSTGRDVCSSPNSKQELQPYSSSISLKPNQVSETVLYGVPIVSLVIDGQERLCLAQISNTLLKNYSYNEIHNRRVALGITCVQCTPVQLEILRRAGAMPISSRRCGMITKREAERLCKSFLGAHNPPKLPENFAFDVSHECSWGCRGSFIPARYNSSRAKCIKCTYCNMYFSPNKFIFHSHRTPESKYTQPDAANFNSWRRHLKLTDKSLSDDLCHAWEDVKAMFNGGSRKRAMPGSGSDMSSPLKQQASGNITQTASSDIPHKTLRCDDDRGNLSLTSSVRNYPVIPVPSKSFGMLQKIPPPIFPHPYSFPAFGLCQKKDDGVGEQNKANLPGVFWPGAKDGIYPSFPMFWPTAGSLPLSSYQPAQPKPHTELLGGRQTETDMSESERGGNKPRDSLFENERCSSSQSLRNDEDKSGDEARSSEGQPSTPRKLSYISAFRPVVKDAESIAKLYGNRDAYSGAHPGHLSPDFVSESSSYRSASPCVDSGEEPDVDVETHRIPEDEESIQLSVDDRESPVREHSPTPQPDDDQIATLSDGSSPDQKQNKQVAKKSDAITYEVYSHEKEGESVPSTLPCSSPKPPRCAPETNDSRISNNSPTDDECESQKSCSDHISVSKETPRDATLRNTDNRFNFEKDIENMAKEELQKQLLEQVELRKKLEREFQSLKGSNEEGTVLSRGDGPAAADCTRHIVQRVGSGEKGSLCNSAEA
- the skor1a gene encoding SKI family transcriptional corepressor 1a isoform X2; the encoded protein is MESIPSQLSTGRDVCSSPNSKQELQPYSSSISLKPNQVSETVLYGVPIVSLVIDGQERLCLAQISNTLLKNYSYNEIHNRRVALGITCVQCTPVQLEILRRAGAMPISSRRCGMITKREAERLCKSFLGAHNPPKLPENFAFDVSHECSWGCRGSFIPARYNSSRAKCIKCTYCNMYFSPNKFIFHSHRTPESKYTQPDAANFNSWRRHLKLTDKSLSDDLCHAWEDVKAMFNGGSRKRAMPGSGSDMSSPLKQQASGNITQTASSDIPHKTLRCDDDRGNLSLTSSVRNYPVIPVPSKSFGMLQKIPPPIFPHPYSFPAFGLCQKKDDGVGEQNKANLPGVFWPGAKDGIYPSFPMFWPTAGSLPLSSYQPAQPKPHTELLGGRQTETDMSESERGGNKPRDSLFENERCSSSQSLRNDEDKSGDEARSSEGQPSTPRKLSYISAFRPVVKDAESIAKLYGNRDAYSGAHPGHLSPDFVSESSSYRSASPCVDSGEEPDVDVETHRIPEDEESIQLSVDDRESPVREHSPTPQPDDDQIATLSDGSSPDQKQNKQVAKKSDAITYEVYSHEKEGESVPSTLPCSSPKPPRCAPETNDSRISNNSPTDDECESQKSCSDHISVSKETPRDATLRNTDNRFNFEKDIENMAKEELQKQLLEQVELRKKLEREFQSLKDHFQDQMKRELSYREEMVQQLQIVRDTLCNELDQERKARYAIQQKLKAHDALHHFSCKMLTPRHCTGTCTFKPPLLPP
- the skor1a gene encoding SKI family transcriptional corepressor 1a isoform X6; translated protein: MESIPSQLSTGRDVCSSPNSKQELQPYSSSISLKPNQVSETVLYGVPIVSLVIDGQERLCLAQISNTLLKNYSYNEIHNRRVALGITCVQCTPVQLEILRRAGAMPISSRRCGMITKREAERLCKSFLGAHNPPKLPENFAFDVSHECSWGCRGSFIPARYNSSRAKCIKCTYCNMYFSPNKFIFHSHRTPESKYTQPDAANFNSWRRHLKLTDKSLSDDLCHAWEDVKAMFNGGSRKRAMPGSGSDMSSPLKQQASGNITQTASSDIPHKTLRCDDDRGNLSLTSSVRNYPVIPVPSKSFGMLQKIPPPIFPHPYSFPAFGLCQKKDDGVGEQNKANLPGVFWPGAKDGIYPSFPMFWPTAGSLPLSSYQPAQPKPHTELLGGRQTETDMSESERGGNKPRDSLFENERCSSSQSLRNDEDKSGDEARSSEGQPSTPRKLSYISAFRPVVKDAESIAKLYGNRDAYSGAHPGHLSPDFVSESSSYRSASPCVDSGEEPDVDVETHRIPEDEESIQLSVDDRESPVREHSPTPQPDDDQIATLSDGSSPDQKQNKQVAKKSDAITYEVYSHEKEGESVPSTLPCSSPKPPRCAPETNDSRISNNSPTDDECESQKSCSDHISVSKETPRDATLRNTDNRFNFEKDIENMAKEELQKQLLEQVELRKKLEREFQSLKGSNEEGTVLSRGDGPAAADCTSSRRSSPFLLQNAHSTPLHRDLHIQATPLATLT
- the skor1a gene encoding SKI family transcriptional corepressor 1a isoform X5; the protein is MESIPSQLSTGRDVCSSPNSKQELQPYSSSISLKPNQVSETVLYGVPIVSLVIDGQERLCLAQISNTLLKNYSYNEIHNRRVALGITCVQCTPVQLEILRRAGAMPISSRRCGMITKREAERLCKSFLGAHNPPKLPENFAFDVSHECSWGCRGSFIPARYNSSRAKCIKCTYCNMYFSPNKFIFHSHRTPESKYTQPDAANFNSWRRHLKLTDKSLSDDLCHAWEDVKAMFNGGSRKRAMPGSGSDMSSPLKQQASGNITQTASSDIPHKTLRCDDDRGNLSLTSSVRNYPVIPVPSKSFGMLQKIPPPIFPHPYSFPAFGLCQKKDDGVGEQNKANLPGVFWPGAKDGIYPSFPMFWPTAGSLPLSSYQPAQPKPHTELLGGRQTETDMSESERGGNKPRDSLFENERCSSSQSLRNDEDKSGDEARSSEGQPSTPRKLSYISAFRPVVKDAESIAKLYGNRDAYSGAHPGHLSPDFVSESSSYRSASPCVDSGEEPDVDVETHRIPEDEESIQLSVDDRESPVREHSPTPQPDDDQIATLSDGSSPDQKQNKQVAKKSDAITYEVYSHEKEGESVPSTLPCSSPKPPRCAPETNDSRISNNSPTDDECESQKSCSDHISVSKETPRDATLRNTDNRFNFEKDIENMAKEELQKQLLEQVELRKKLEREFQSLKGSNEEGTVLSRGDGPAAADCTRSSRRSSPFLLQNAHSTPLHRDLHIQATPLATLT
- the skor1a gene encoding SKI family transcriptional corepressor 1a isoform X4 → MESIPSQLSTGRDVCSSPNSKQELQPYSSSISLKPNQVSETVLYGVPIVSLVIDGQERLCLAQISNTLLKNYSYNEIHNRRVALGITCVQCTPVQLEILRRAGAMPISSRRCGMITKREAERLCKSFLGAHNPPKLPENFAFDVSHECSWGCRGSFIPARYNSSRAKCIKCTYCNMYFSPNKFIFHSHRTPESKYTQPDAANFNSWRRHLKLTDKSLSDDLCHAWEDVKAMFNGGSRKRAMPGSGSDMSSPLKQQASGNITQTASSDIPHKTLRCDDDRGNLSLTSSVRNYPVIPVPSKSFGMLQKIPPPIFPHPYSFPAFGLCQKKDDGVGEQNKANLPGVFWPGAKDGIYPSFPMFWPTAGSLPLSSYQPAQPKPHTELLGGRQTETDMSESERGGNKPRDSLFENERCSSSQSLRNDEDKSGDEARSSEGQPSTPRKLSYISAFRPVVKDAESIAKLYGNRDAYSGAHPGHLSPDFVSESSSYRSASPCVDSGEEPDVDVETHRIPEDEESIQLSVDDRESPVREHSPTPQPDDDQIATLSDGSSPDQKQNKQVAKKSDAITYEVYSHEKEGESVPSTLPCSSPKPPRCAPETNDSRISNNSPTDDECESQKSCSDHISVSKETPRDATLRNTDNRFNFEKDIENMAKEELQKQLLEQVELRKKLEREFQSLKDHFQDQMKRELSYREEMVQQLQIVRAHDALHHFSCKMLTPRHCTGTCTFKPPLLPP
- the skor1a gene encoding SKI family transcriptional corepressor 1a isoform X3 codes for the protein MESIPSQLSTGRDVCSSPNSKQELQPYSSSISLKPNQVSETVLYGVPIVSLVIDGQERLCLAQISNTLLKNYSYNEIHNRRVALGITCVQCTPVQLEILRRAGAMPISSRRCGMITKREAERLCKSFLGAHNPPKLPENFAFDVSHECSWGCRGSFIPARYNSSRAKCIKCTYCNMYFSPNKFIFHSHRTPESKYTQPDAANFNSWRRHLKLTDKSLSDDLCHAWEDVKAMFNGGSRKRAMPGSGSDMSSPLKQQASGNITQTASSDIPHKTLRCDDDRGNLSLTSSVRNYPVIPVPSKSFGMLQKIPPPIFPHPYSFPAFGLCQKKDDGVGEQNKANLPGVFWPGAKDGIYPSFPMFWPTAGSLPLSSYQPAQPKPHTELLGGRQTETDMSESERGGNKPRDSLFENERCSSSQSLRNDEDKSGDEARSSEGQPSTPRKLSYISAFRPVVKDAESIAKLYGNRDAYSGAHPGHLSPDFVSESSSYRSASPCVDSGEEPDVDVETHRIPEDEESIQLSVDDRESPVREHSPTPQPDDDQIATLSDGSSPDQKQNKQVAKKSDAITYEVYSHEKEGESVPSTLPCSSPKPPRCAPETNDSRISNNSPTDDECESQKSCSDHISVSKETPRDATLRNTDNRFNFEKDIENMAKEELQKQLLEQVELRKKLEREFQSLKDHFQDQMKRELSYREEMVQQLQIVREAHDALHHFSCKMLTPRHCTGTCTFKPPLLPP
- the skor1a gene encoding SKI family transcriptional corepressor 1a isoform X1, encoding MESIPSQLSTGRDVCSSPNSKQELQPYSSSISLKPNQVSETVLYGVPIVSLVIDGQERLCLAQISNTLLKNYSYNEIHNRRVALGITCVQCTPVQLEILRRAGAMPISSRRCGMITKREAERLCKSFLGAHNPPKLPENFAFDVSHECSWGCRGSFIPARYNSSRAKCIKCTYCNMYFSPNKFIFHSHRTPESKYTQPDAANFNSWRRHLKLTDKSLSDDLCHAWEDVKAMFNGGSRKRAMPGSGSDMSSPLKQQASGNITQTASSDIPHKTLRCDDDRGNLSLTSSVRNYPVIPVPSKSFGMLQKIPPPIFPHPYSFPAFGLCQKKDDGVGEQNKANLPGVFWPGAKDGIYPSFPMFWPTAGSLPLSSYQPAQPKPHTELLGGRQTETDMSESERGGNKPRDSLFENERCSSSQSLRNDEDKSGDEARSSEGQPSTPRKLSYISAFRPVVKDAESIAKLYGNRDAYSGAHPGHLSPDFVSESSSYRSASPCVDSGEEPDVDVETHRIPEDEESIQLSVDDRESPVREHSPTPQPDDDQIATLSDGSSPDQKQNKQVAKKSDAITYEVYSHEKEGESVPSTLPCSSPKPPRCAPETNDSRISNNSPTDDECESQKSCSDHISVSKETPRDATLRNTDNRFNFEKDIENMAKEELQKQLLEQVELRKKLEREFQSLKDHFQDQMKRELSYREEMVQQLQIVRDTLCNELDQERKARYAIQQKLKEAHDALHHFSCKMLTPRHCTGTCTFKPPLLPP